One window of the Leucobacter komagatae genome contains the following:
- a CDS encoding NAD(P)/FAD-dependent oxidoreductase, producing MNSQATDAPRPTGRAPHFDVAIVGAGPAGLAAAAAASDSGARVAVVDAAEQPGGQYWRHRSEAAGVPEGGEYHHGWKQYLALRARFDSGIAAGRITYLPSTSVWMARPVAGAVSGAAGASGAAGASGAAGAGAGSPGPLASHPAFALELTPAHGGGPSPVPSIRAAALVLATGGYDRQLPVPGWQLPGVMAAGGIQAFVKQNGMLPGSRFVIAGTGPFLLPVAANITQAGGSVAAVLESASLMGWLPRAHRAAGVPAKGIEGAGYVAAFIKNRIPYRIRTVITEILGTEHVTGVRTARVRSTGETIPGSEREITGIDGVGLGWGFTPQLELPVQLGVSTRVDVDGSLVGIVDETGLSTVPGLYLAGEITGVGGAPLSVLEGEIAGRSAASSVLGAQGAVTASERRILARNRGFAEAMHLAHPVPAGWADRLTPETTVCRCEEVSFGELGHAHTELAADDLRTEKGLTRAGMGWCQGRVCGFAVSCLSAGAGAVGAEAVPSAESAAHSLSQSAKRPVAQPLPLSALRDLQD from the coding sequence ATGAACTCGCAGGCAACCGATGCGCCACGCCCCACTGGGCGCGCACCGCACTTTGACGTCGCCATCGTGGGCGCTGGCCCCGCAGGCCTTGCGGCAGCAGCGGCCGCTTCCGACAGCGGCGCACGCGTCGCTGTGGTCGACGCCGCTGAACAGCCCGGCGGCCAGTACTGGCGCCACCGTTCTGAGGCTGCTGGCGTGCCCGAGGGCGGCGAGTATCACCACGGCTGGAAGCAGTACCTCGCGCTCCGCGCCCGGTTCGATTCGGGTATTGCGGCGGGGCGCATCACCTACCTGCCGTCGACGAGTGTGTGGATGGCGCGGCCGGTTGCGGGGGCTGTTTCTGGGGCAGCTGGTGCTTCTGGGGCTGCGGGTGCTTCTGGGGCTGCGGGTGCTGGCGCCGGGTCGCCGGGGCCTTTGGCGTCTCACCCCGCGTTCGCGCTCGAGCTCACGCCCGCCCACGGCGGCGGGCCAAGCCCGGTCCCTTCGATCAGGGCCGCAGCACTGGTGCTGGCGACGGGCGGTTACGACAGGCAGCTCCCCGTTCCCGGTTGGCAGCTTCCCGGTGTGATGGCTGCCGGCGGCATTCAGGCGTTCGTGAAGCAGAACGGCATGTTGCCGGGTTCACGCTTTGTGATCGCCGGCACAGGGCCCTTCCTGCTGCCGGTCGCCGCAAACATTACGCAGGCGGGTGGCTCGGTTGCCGCCGTGCTGGAGTCGGCGTCGCTCATGGGGTGGCTGCCGCGCGCTCATCGCGCGGCGGGGGTTCCCGCCAAGGGCATTGAGGGCGCGGGCTACGTCGCCGCGTTTATCAAGAACAGGATCCCGTACCGGATTCGCACAGTCATCACCGAGATCCTCGGAACCGAACACGTGACCGGTGTGCGGACCGCACGCGTGCGCTCGACGGGCGAGACCATCCCCGGAAGCGAGCGTGAGATCACCGGAATCGACGGCGTCGGACTCGGCTGGGGTTTCACCCCGCAGCTCGAGCTTCCGGTGCAGCTCGGGGTCAGCACGCGCGTTGACGTCGACGGCTCGCTCGTTGGCATCGTCGATGAGACCGGCCTGTCGACTGTTCCTGGCCTGTACCTCGCGGGTGAGATCACGGGCGTCGGCGGCGCCCCACTCTCAGTGCTTGAGGGCGAGATCGCCGGTCGCTCCGCTGCGTCGAGCGTGCTTGGCGCCCAGGGCGCGGTGACGGCCTCCGAACGCCGCATACTCGCCCGCAACCGCGGCTTCGCCGAGGCGATGCACCTCGCGCACCCCGTACCGGCTGGCTGGGCTGACAGGCTCACTCCCGAGACGACGGTGTGCCGCTGCGAAGAGGTCTCGTTTGGCGAGCTGGGCCACGCCCACACTGAGCTCGCTGCGGACGACCTGCGAACCGAGAAGGGCCTCACCCGTGCGGGGATGGGCTGGTGCCAGGGGCGCGTCTGCGGCTTCGCAGTCTCGTGCCTGTCGGCCGGGGCCGGGGCCGTTGGGGCTGAAGCTGTGCCGTCGGCGGAGTCTGCTGCCCACTCCCTCTCGCAGTCCGCGAAGCGTCCGGTTGCTCAGCCGCTTCCGCTGAGCGCGCTGCGCGACCTGCAGGACTAG
- a CDS encoding GntR family transcriptional regulator: MSTQPLPSRRLTPLKRPLNLRETVLEQLRTAIITGEIAEGSLVSAPTLGQALGVSATPVREAMMDLAREGLVETIKNKGFRITAMTDKELDDLAAIRLLLEPPSMPAAVGRISDEGFEELERLADACLAAAETEDLQGYLGADREFHHLILSHIDNPQLTELATSLRTRTRLYGLKELASKGRLGDSAREHHRLIALLRAGDGAGAEQLMRDHIGHARRVWATGSEEHHTQDGVGS; the protein is encoded by the coding sequence ATGTCCACTCAACCATTGCCCTCCCGCCGCCTCACCCCGCTGAAGCGGCCACTGAACCTGCGCGAGACCGTTCTCGAGCAGCTGCGCACCGCCATCATCACGGGCGAGATCGCAGAGGGATCCCTCGTCTCGGCGCCGACCCTCGGGCAGGCGCTCGGCGTCTCGGCGACGCCCGTCCGCGAGGCGATGATGGATCTCGCGCGGGAGGGCCTGGTTGAGACGATCAAGAACAAGGGATTCCGGATCACCGCGATGACCGACAAAGAGCTCGACGACCTGGCGGCGATCCGCCTGCTCCTCGAGCCCCCGTCGATGCCAGCGGCCGTCGGGCGTATCTCCGACGAGGGCTTCGAGGAGCTCGAGCGGCTGGCCGATGCCTGCCTCGCGGCAGCGGAGACCGAGGACCTTCAGGGGTACCTCGGCGCCGACCGCGAGTTCCACCACCTCATCCTCTCTCACATCGATAACCCCCAGCTCACCGAACTCGCCACATCGCTGCGCACGCGCACGCGACTGTACGGGCTGAAGGAGCTCGCGAGCAAGGGTCGCCTCGGCGACAGCGCACGCGAGCACCACAGGCTCATCGCGCTCTTGCGCGCGGGTGACGGCGCCGGCGCCGAGCAGCTCATGCGCGACCACATCGGTCATGCGCGACGCGTCTGGGCGACCGGATCGGAGGAGCACCACACCCAGGACGGAGTTGGTTCGTGA
- a CDS encoding NAD(P)/FAD-dependent oxidoreductase, protein MSERADVIIIGAGIIGAATAYFATLQGLSVTVVERGLPASGTTSRCEGNILVSDKELGPELELMRYSLDVWKGELAEFGHLWEFEAKGGIIVASRETSLASLDRVTTSQRSHGIVAEPLDIPALRELEPHVTDRALGAAFYPEDSQVQPILAASHLLRLARERGAQLVVNAPVTGLIREGDRVTGVRTARGEFSAAHIVNTAGTWAPEIAALAGVNVPVNPRRGFVLVTEPLPPMVHHKVYAAEYIDNVGSGDASLQSSPVVEGTPADTILIGSSRERIGFDSTVSPDALRQIAANAIELFPFLERTRILRHYHGFRPFCPDHLPVIGHDPRAPGLWHAAGHEGAGIGLSVGTGKLLGQALAGLEPDMPLTEFRPERFDEPGFADHDATEVHA, encoded by the coding sequence GTGAGCGAACGCGCTGACGTAATCATCATTGGCGCCGGCATCATCGGTGCCGCCACCGCGTACTTCGCGACGCTGCAGGGCCTCTCGGTCACGGTCGTCGAACGAGGGCTCCCCGCGAGTGGCACGACCTCGCGCTGCGAGGGCAACATCCTCGTCTCAGACAAAGAGCTCGGCCCCGAGCTTGAGCTCATGCGCTACTCCCTCGACGTCTGGAAGGGCGAGCTCGCCGAGTTTGGGCACCTCTGGGAGTTTGAGGCCAAGGGCGGCATCATCGTTGCTTCACGTGAAACAAGTCTCGCCTCACTCGACAGGGTCACGACGTCACAGCGATCCCACGGCATCGTCGCCGAACCGCTCGACATCCCCGCCCTTCGAGAGCTCGAACCGCACGTCACCGACCGCGCGCTCGGCGCCGCGTTCTACCCCGAAGACAGCCAGGTCCAGCCGATCCTCGCGGCCTCGCACCTCCTGCGCCTCGCGCGCGAGCGGGGCGCGCAGCTCGTCGTGAACGCGCCAGTCACCGGACTCATTCGCGAGGGTGACCGCGTCACCGGCGTGCGCACGGCCCGGGGTGAATTCTCCGCGGCGCATATAGTCAACACCGCCGGCACCTGGGCGCCTGAGATCGCCGCGCTCGCCGGTGTGAACGTCCCAGTGAACCCCCGCCGCGGCTTCGTACTCGTCACCGAACCGCTCCCTCCGATGGTGCACCACAAGGTCTATGCCGCAGAGTACATAGACAACGTGGGGAGCGGTGACGCATCGCTGCAGTCCTCGCCGGTTGTCGAGGGGACGCCAGCTGACACGATCCTCATCGGCTCGAGCCGCGAGCGCATCGGCTTCGACAGCACCGTGAGCCCCGACGCGCTCCGCCAAATCGCCGCGAACGCCATCGAGCTGTTCCCGTTCCTCGAGCGCACGCGGATCCTGCGTCACTACCACGGCTTCCGCCCCTTCTGCCCCGACCACTTGCCCGTCATCGGCCATGACCCGCGGGCTCCCGGGCTCTGGCACGCGGCCGGCCACGAGGGCGCGGGTATCGGCCTCTCCGTCGGCACTGGCAAGCTGCTCGGGCAAGCGCTCGCAGGCCTCGAGCCTGACATGCCGCTCACGGAATTTAGACCCGAACGCTTCGACGAGCCAGGGTTCGCCGACCACGACGCAACGGAGGTGCACGCGTGA
- a CDS encoding ClbS/DfsB family four-helix bundle protein: MARPTTRAELLTAAGERYDALTKLIAGMSEAEREADLTYGDGFEKPEAHWERDRRLRDVLVHLTAWHGLLIDWVEANERGETKPFLPAPYTWRDYAGMNVGFRDAKSDTTTDAARAALKGSHRAVVELIERFNDEELFVKQFFPWTGTTSLGSYCVSATSSHYDWAAKKLRAAMKAARASN, translated from the coding sequence ATGGCACGACCCACGACCCGAGCCGAACTGCTCACAGCCGCAGGTGAACGGTATGACGCGCTCACCAAGCTCATCGCGGGGATGAGCGAGGCCGAGCGCGAGGCCGACCTTACCTACGGCGACGGCTTTGAGAAGCCCGAGGCCCACTGGGAGCGCGACCGAAGGCTCCGCGACGTGCTCGTGCACCTCACCGCCTGGCACGGATTGCTCATCGACTGGGTTGAGGCCAACGAGCGCGGGGAGACGAAGCCCTTCCTTCCGGCACCCTACACGTGGCGCGACTATGCAGGCATGAACGTGGGCTTCCGCGACGCGAAGTCCGATACCACCACCGACGCCGCCCGGGCGGCGCTCAAAGGCAGCCACCGCGCGGTCGTGGAGCTCATTGAACGGTTCAACGACGAAGAGCTCTTCGTAAAGCAGTTCTTCCCGTGGACCGGAACGACGTCGCTCGGCTCCTACTGCGTCTCAGCGACCTCAAGTCATTACGACTGGGCCGCGAAGAAGCTACGTGCGGCCATGAAGGCCGCACGCGCGAGCAACTAG
- a CDS encoding ornithine cyclodeaminase family protein, translated as MPSIDFFSADEVRELLSFKTAINALEAALSEGLSPEDDGPRLFADAPDGEFLLMPAQSAKFSGVKALTIAPSNPDRGLEKIQGLYLLYSSDTLAPIAVMEGSCLTAIRTPAVTLTAIRHLARLAPEGARLGIDPRILLFGAGTQAIEHIRAALVDFPDATFEVIGRRPERVTAMIDALAAAPETSHVKVSAPADADAAIAAADIIILTTTATSPVFDGSLVGENAIVAATGTHGLDAREVDDALVNRADVAVEGRGSAKRENGNLATAFDEAKWASNPPANLQDLVRGNFTRTLGRPAFYTGVGMSWEDLVCASAVYAARKRP; from the coding sequence ATGCCGAGTATCGATTTCTTCTCAGCCGACGAGGTGCGCGAGCTCCTCAGCTTCAAGACCGCGATCAACGCGCTCGAGGCCGCGCTCAGCGAGGGGCTCAGCCCCGAAGACGACGGGCCGCGCCTCTTCGCTGACGCCCCCGACGGCGAGTTTCTGCTCATGCCGGCGCAGAGCGCGAAGTTCAGCGGCGTCAAGGCGCTCACCATCGCGCCGTCGAACCCGGATCGCGGGCTCGAAAAAATCCAGGGCCTCTACCTGCTCTACTCGTCTGACACCCTCGCGCCCATCGCGGTGATGGAAGGGTCATGCCTCACGGCGATCCGCACCCCCGCGGTGACGCTCACCGCGATCCGCCACCTCGCCCGCCTCGCGCCCGAGGGCGCGCGGCTCGGCATCGACCCGCGGATCCTGCTCTTCGGCGCGGGCACCCAGGCCATCGAGCACATCCGCGCCGCGCTCGTCGATTTCCCCGACGCGACCTTCGAGGTCATCGGCCGCCGGCCCGAGCGCGTCACCGCGATGATTGATGCCCTGGCAGCCGCCCCCGAAACCTCGCACGTCAAGGTCTCCGCGCCCGCCGACGCCGACGCCGCAATCGCTGCGGCCGACATCATCATCCTCACCACCACGGCGACCTCCCCCGTCTTCGACGGCAGCCTCGTCGGCGAGAACGCGATCGTCGCGGCGACCGGAACGCACGGGCTCGACGCCCGCGAGGTCGATGACGCACTCGTGAATCGCGCCGACGTTGCGGTCGAGGGCCGCGGCTCAGCGAAGCGCGAGAATGGCAACCTGGCGACCGCGTTCGACGAGGCGAAGTGGGCATCGAACCCACCCGCGAACCTGCAGGATCTCGTGCGCGGCAACTTCACGCGAACCCTCGGGCGCCCCGCGTTCTATACCGGCGTTGGGATGTCGTGGGAGGATCTTGTGTGCGCAAGCGCTGTTTACGCAGCGCGCAAGCGCCCCTAG
- a CDS encoding (2Fe-2S)-binding protein, whose product MSAQPIDPAQGEVRATFEGEPISCSPGASVAAALIATGKRGWRETKSGATRGLFCGIGVCFDCLVEIDGESGQRSCMIPLREGMDVRQAKGPGGTGEEPRGDARGQELGNALGDAVSDARDEEAGE is encoded by the coding sequence GTGAGCGCACAACCCATCGACCCCGCGCAGGGCGAGGTTCGAGCAACCTTCGAGGGCGAGCCGATCAGCTGCTCCCCCGGGGCGAGCGTTGCAGCCGCCCTCATCGCGACGGGCAAGCGCGGCTGGCGCGAGACGAAGAGCGGCGCGACGCGCGGCCTCTTCTGCGGCATCGGCGTCTGCTTCGACTGCCTCGTTGAGATCGACGGCGAGTCGGGTCAGCGGTCGTGCATGATTCCGCTCCGGGAGGGGATGGACGTGCGCCAGGCGAAGGGGCCGGGCGGCACTGGCGAGGAGCCGCGTGGCGATGCGCGTGGCCAGGAGCTTGGCAACGCGCTTGGCGACGCGGTTAGCGACGCGCGCGATGAGGAGGCCGGGGAATGA
- a CDS encoding proline racemase family protein, whose product MRTSRVYHAVDSHTEGMPTRVITGGAPVFPGNSMAERRTWFMENNDELRELLMFEPRGHASMSGAILQPPTRPDCDWGVLYIEVSGCLPMCGHGTIGVATVLVETGMVEVTEPVTTIRLDTPAGLVIAEVAVTDGHADSVTITNVPSYSERLDATVEVPGLGTVTYDLAFGGNFYAIVELEKLGIEFREDRSNKDELLKAGLAIMDAINEADAPVHPERPDIRDCHHVYLQAPGSTAERSRHAMAIYPGWFDRSPCGTGTSARMAQLHARGELPLDQDFLNESYIGSRFVGRLIEETTVAGRPAVVPKITGRAWITGTAQYMLDPTDPFQKGFLL is encoded by the coding sequence ATGCGCACCTCCCGCGTCTACCACGCCGTCGATTCGCACACCGAGGGCATGCCCACCCGCGTCATTACGGGGGGTGCTCCGGTATTCCCCGGTAATTCGATGGCCGAACGTCGCACCTGGTTCATGGAGAACAACGACGAACTCCGTGAGCTGCTCATGTTCGAGCCGCGCGGCCACGCTTCGATGAGCGGCGCGATCCTGCAGCCCCCGACCCGCCCCGACTGCGACTGGGGCGTGCTCTACATCGAGGTCTCGGGCTGCCTCCCGATGTGCGGCCACGGCACGATCGGCGTCGCAACGGTGCTCGTCGAGACCGGCATGGTCGAGGTCACCGAGCCCGTCACCACGATCCGGCTCGACACCCCAGCGGGGCTCGTCATCGCCGAGGTCGCCGTCACCGACGGCCACGCAGACAGCGTCACGATCACGAACGTCCCGTCGTACTCCGAGCGCCTCGACGCGACGGTCGAGGTCCCCGGCCTCGGCACCGTCACCTACGACCTCGCGTTCGGCGGGAACTTCTACGCGATCGTCGAGCTCGAGAAGCTCGGCATCGAGTTCCGTGAGGACCGCTCGAACAAGGACGAGCTGCTGAAGGCCGGCCTCGCGATCATGGACGCGATCAACGAGGCCGACGCGCCCGTGCACCCTGAGCGCCCCGACATTCGCGACTGCCACCACGTGTACCTGCAGGCCCCCGGCTCGACGGCCGAACGCTCGCGCCACGCGATGGCGATCTACCCGGGCTGGTTCGACCGCTCACCATGCGGTACTGGCACGAGCGCGCGCATGGCACAGCTCCACGCCCGCGGCGAACTGCCCCTCGACCAAGACTTCCTGAACGAGTCGTACATCGGCTCGCGCTTCGTCGGCCGACTCATCGAGGAGACGACCGTTGCCGGGCGCCCCGCGGTCGTCCCGAAGATCACCGGCCGCGCCTGGATCACCGGCACGGCCCAGTACATGCTTGACCCAACCGACCCATTCCAGAAGGGATTCCTGCTGTGA